CGCATCTTGATGCGATCTTGATACCCCACACCGCACTCTTGCGCCCATCTTGATGCGGCCGTTCCTAGCATCGGTCCATGTCTCAAGGAGGACGCTATGGACTGGATATTGATGGCGGTGGGAGGCCTGCTCTGGCTGGCCGTCTATGGCTTGGCCAAGGGTTGCGCGCTGCTGCAACGCCAGGCACAAGGGGGACGGTCATGACCAGCGGCTGGATGATTCTGGCGGCCGTGCTGGCTGCAGGCCTTTTGGTGTACCTGATCGCCGTGCTGCTGCGGCCGGAGGACTTTTCATGAGCACCGGTGCCTGGCTGCAATTGGCAGTGTTTATCGCACTGCTGCTGGCGCTGGCTTGGCCGCTGGCGCGTTACATCGACACCGTGATGGCGGGCCGCTTTGCGCTGGGACGGAGGCTGGAAGGCCCGCTGTTCCGACTGGCAGGCGTGTGGCCCGATGAAGAAACCGGCTGGCTGCGCTACACGCAGGGCCTGCTGGTGTTCAACGGCCTGGGCGTGCTGGCCGTGTATGCGCTGCAGCGCTGGCAAGCCGTGCTGCCGCTCAACCCTCAGGGCATGGCTGCGGTGG
Above is a window of Acidovorax sp. KKS102 DNA encoding:
- the kdpF gene encoding K(+)-transporting ATPase subunit F, with product MTSGWMILAAVLAAGLLVYLIAVLLRPEDFS